The proteins below are encoded in one region of Cololabis saira isolate AMF1-May2022 chromosome 21, fColSai1.1, whole genome shotgun sequence:
- the LOC133421672 gene encoding immunoglobulin lambda-1 light chain-like, which translates to MLGTLCTLITALMYVDAVIVLTQTPAVRTVSAGLEVVVNCNVDRYDGYYVRWYKQVPGGTPQYVLKFHYSHSSPNSFGPGFSSDRFNSKATSKINYQFIIQRAETGDSAVYYCETWDNSAKENVSQWVFGPGTKLIVTSSSLPPPVLTVFPPSRAELQSDQVTLVCLSSQAGPFADVSWLSAGSPVSSGISTSTAVQTPDQTFQISSSLTIQTSDWNMGQLYTCKVSLGSQTSEKTINKSQCPAEG; encoded by the exons ATGCTGGGGACCCTCTGTACTCTCATCACTGCTCTGATGT ATGTTGATGCAGTGATAGTGTTGACCCAGACACCTGCTGTCCGCACAGTCTCTGCAGGACTAGAAGTTGTTGTCAACTGTAACGTTGACAGATATGATGGATATTATGTTAGATGGTATAAACAGGTACCTGGTGGAACTCCTCAGTATGTTTTGAAATTTCACTACAGCCACAGCTCACCTAACAGCTTTGGACCAGGATTCTCCTCAGACAGATTTAACTCTAAAGCCACATCAAAGATAAATTATCAGTTTATCATCCAGAGAGCAGAGACAGGAGACTCTGCAGTTTATTACTGTGAGACATGGGACAACTCTGCTAAAGAGAATGTATCACAGTG GGTATTCGGACCAGGAACCAAGCTGATTGTTACAA GCTCCAGCCTCCCTCCTCCTGTCCTCACTGTCTTCCCTCCGTCCAGAGCTGAGCTCCAGTCCGACCAAGTCACTCTGGTCTGTCTGTCCAGTCAGGCTGGaccttttgcagatgtgagcTGGTTGTCTGCTGGGAGTCCAGTGAGCAGTGGGATCTCTACCAGCACCGCCGTTCAGACACCAGACCAGACTTTCCAGATCAGCAGCTCTCTGACCATCCAGACATCAGACTGGAACATGGGTCAACTTTACACATGTAAAGTGTCTTTGGGCTCCCAGACTTCAGAGAAAACCATCAACAAGTCACAATGTCCTGCTGAAGGATAA
- the LOC133421890 gene encoding immunoglobulin lambda-1 light chain-like: MLGTLCTLITALTCVSGVTMVTQKPPVVTVTKGETVNMDCNLGTVTNNDIFWYKQIPGGVPLYMLRFYHSYSSPKYDTGFPSARHTCTHQSTSDYRLIISKVEEGDSAVYYCKIWDGSANDVVFGPGTKLIVTSSSLPPPVLTVFPPSRAELQSDQVTLVCLISLASESLGFADVSWFSAGSPVSSGISTSTAVQTPDQTFQISSSLTIQTSDWNMDQLYTCKVSLGCQTSQKTINKSQCPAEG, from the exons ATGCTGGGGACCCTCTGTACTCTCATCACTGCTCTGACAT GTGTGAGTGGTGTGACGATGGTGACACAGAAGCCTCCTGTTGTGACGGTGACAAAAGGAGAGACAGTCAACATGGACTGTAATCTGGGAACTGTTACtaacaatgacattttctggTATAAACAGATTCCAGGAGGAGTTCCTCTGTACATGCTGAGGTTTTATCATAGTTATAGTTCACCCAAATATGACACTGGGTTTCCCTCTGCAAGACACACATGTACTCATCAGTCAACATCAGATTATCGACTGATCATCAGCAAAGTGGAGGAGGGAGACTCTGCAGTCTATTACTGTAAAATATGGGACGGCTCTGCTAATGA TGTGGTATTCGGACCGGGAACCAAGCTGATTGTTACAA GCTCCAGCCTCCCTCCTCCTGTCCTCACAGTCTTCCCTCCGTCCAGAGCTGAGCTCCAGTCCGACCAAGTCACTCTGGTCTGTCTGATCAGTTTAGCCAGTGAGTCTCTGGGTTTTGCAGATGTGAGCTGGTTTTCTGCTGGGAGTCCAGTGAGCAGTGGGATCTCTACCAGCACCGCCGTTCAGACACCAGACCAGACTTTCCAGATCAGCAGCTCTCTGACCATCCAGACATCAGACTGGAACATGGATCAACTTTACACATGTAAAGTGTCTTTGGGCTGCCAGACTTCACAGAAAACCATCAACAAGTCACAATGTCCTGCTGAAGGATAA
- the LOC133421670 gene encoding immunoglobulin lambda-1 light chain-like has translation MLGTLCTLITALMYVDAAKVLTQTPAVHTVSAGQEVVLNCNIERDENYVNWYKQVPGGTPQYVLSFHHSTSSPSFGPGFSSDRFNSRSTSNIDYQFIIQRAETGDSAVYYCQTWDNSAKENVFGPGTKLIVTSSSLPPPVLTVFPPSRAELQSHQVTLVCLSSQAGPFADVSWFSAGSPVSSGISTSTALQTPDQTFQISSSLTIQTSDWNMGQLYTCKVSLGSQTSEKTINKSQCPAEG, from the exons ATGCTGGGGACCCTCTGTACTCTCATCACTGCTCTGATGT ATGTTGATGCAGCAAAAGTGTTGACTCAGACACCTGCTGTCCACACAGTCTCTGCAGGACAAGAAGTTGTTCTAAACTGCAACATCGAGAGAGATGAAAATTATGTTAACTGGTATAAACAGGTGCCTGGTGGAACTCCTCAGTATGTTTTGAGCTTTCACCACTCTACCAGCTCACCCAGCTTTGGACCAGGATTCTCCTCAGACAGATTTAACTCTAGATCCACATCAAACATAGATTACCAGTTTATCATCCAGAGAGCAGAGACAGGAGACTCTGCAGTTTATTACTGTCAGACATGGGACAACTCTGCTAAAGAGAAT GTATTCGGACCAGGAACCAAGCTGATTGTTACAA GCTCCAGCCTCCCTCCTCCTGTCCTCACAGTCTTCCCTCCGTCCAGAGCTGAGCTCCAGTCCCACCAAGTCACTCTGGTCTGTCTGTCCAGTCAGGCTGGACCTTTTGCTGATGTGAGCTGGTTTTCTGCTGGGAGTCCAGTGAGCAGTGGGATCTCTACCAGCACCGCCCTTCAGACACCAGACCAGACTTTCCAGATCAGCAGCTCTCTGACCATCCAGACATCAGACTGGAACATGGGTCAACTTTACACATGTAAAGTGTCTTTGGGCTCCCAGACTTCAGAGAAAACCATCAACAAGTCACAATGTCCTGCTGAAGGATAA
- the si:dkey-282h22.5 gene encoding uncharacterized protein si:dkey-282h22.5 → MKGFLVLLCVVSVCGAQKWKQETSPWDPKVEPTNGRTCSNLTQVLDNWKFAILNQVKDLLINDHASVLPEYNRIQPLSEALGDLYRQFNSLKDELGRLTAKFDKMEGFADDLKEGRFKVPQRPVQRIPPTFGLRSPLGAQRRAPERRIITQPSLVRARKRATQGP, encoded by the exons ATGAAGGGGTTTCTGGTCCTGCTCTGCGTGGTTTCAGTGTGTGGCGCTCAGAAATGGAAACAAGAAACCTCTCCCTGGGACCCTAAAG TTGAACCCACCAATGGCAGGACGTGCTCCAACCTGACTCAGGTACTGGACAACTGGAAATTTGCTATCTTAAACCAAGTGAAAGACCTGCTGATCAATGATCACGCCTCCGTTCTACCTGAATATAACAG GATCCAGCCTCTTTCAGAGGCTCTCGGGGACCTCTACCGGCAGTTTAACTCGCTAAAAGATGAGCTGGGTAGGCTTACTGCCAAGTTTGACAAAATGGAGGGTTTTGCGGATGATCTAAAAGAAGGCAGATTCAAAGTGCCACAGCGGCCCGTTCAGAGGATTCCCCCCACGTTTGGTCTGAGGTCTCCCCTGGGAGCACAGAGGAGGGCTCCCGAGAGGAGGATCATCACACAGCCAAGTCTGGTCAGAGCACGGAAGAGAGCGACACAGGGACCCTAG